Genomic DNA from Chlorocebus sabaeus isolate Y175 chromosome 6, mChlSab1.0.hap1, whole genome shotgun sequence:
CccacctgcctccctcctcctctccccagtgCCGCCTCCTTTGCCCTGCCCAGGACACAGGCTCCCCTCCCTGCCCGGGAGGCAGGCTCcctccacacccaccctccaGGCAACTGCAGCCCTCACATTCACCACATTGgccttttttgttggtttgttggaTTTTGTTAAGACTTAGTTTGTGGGTGAGGCAGGGGGGTGGGGCTGCactctttatttctcttctgagTCGTGTTTCTTCCAGCTATCCAGAATGTACTTAAGAAGGAGGCCGAGCTTCCTGCGGGTTGAGAGTGGGGCTTCCTCGCTGCCTCCCTCCCCGGACCCCCCCTTCTCCACGCCATTGTCACCGGCCGCTTCCAAGCCGACCTCTGGCTGCGACTCGTCCTCCTCCAGGGCCTTGATGCGGACACGCTGGGCGTCCTCGGCCATCTCGTTGAGGCAGCCCTGGAGCATGGTGTAGACAGCGCCAAAGCTGATGCCGCCAGCCACCAGCGTCCCAAACACAGGGATGCCCCTCTCAAAGGCGCGGGCCACCCGCATGGCGCCGTCGGATGACTGGGAATAGAGCCGCAGGACAGTCTCAGGCGAGACCTCGTTGGCCAGCGGGGAGCGGATGACCGAGCGCAGGTCACCTGCCTGTTTGCCCACCTGCTCGGCCAGCTTGGCCAGCGAGTCCTCATCCAGACCAAAGCTGCGGTGGTAGCCACGCAGCGAGTGGATGAGCAGGGCATCATCGTAGGCAGCCGCCAGCCCCGGCACAGGCAGGGCCTGGATGACGCCCAACACCAGGGCGGTCTTGAGGACTTGCTCTTGAAGCATGGCCTTCTTCTTCTGCAAGGCCTCCAGTGAGATGTCGGGGAGCGACAGCAGGCCAGCGTGGCGCCGGTGGGCGGGCAGGTCATGTTCCCAGGTGGACACCAGCGTGGGAAAGTCGTAGCGGGCTGGCGAGAGGTTGGACACCAGGAAGATGCGAGGTTCAGCCACGCCGGCCTCCCGCAGCCGCTCAGCACAGTGGTCTCGGATCTCCTGCAGGACAGCGGCCTCTCTGAAGCCCGATGGCCGCTGGCTGCGTGTGGCCGCCAGGTCCTCGTCCACCTTGGTGCGCACAAAGTAGAACTTCTTGCCCTGGCACAGGATCTCGgcggccaggcgggtctcgacgGCCCCGCAGCGGCGGGGGGAGACCAGCAGGAAGAAGTCATAGCGGCTGAAGTCCACCTGCTTCAGGTACTTGTCGGCCGGGCAGCCTGGAGAGCCGGCCCCTGGCAGGTCCCAGAGGGTCACATCGGGGAACTGTGGGTGCGGGTAGGCCGACGGTTGCATCGTGGTCTCCACAACGCCCGTGAGAGCCGCGCCAGGGTCCTCGGCCCCCAGGCCACGCAGGGCGTTGATGAGGGAGGACTTGCCGGCGCCCGACTCGCCCGTGACGCCCACCTCCAGGCGGGTGCTCTCCGTGGAGGCCAGCAGCTCCTGGAGGTGAGAGGCAGCCTGGGGGAGGTCGCCCGACTCAAAGGCTGTGCGCAGGGCCTCCAGCCTTTCCTTGGCCATGAGGATGGTGGTTTCCTCCTCCCCAGGCACCACAGGCAACTTTGAAGTAGCCATGGTGGCCAGTGGTTCAGAGGGTGGCAGGGGACGGGAGAGTCACAGGATGCGTGATCCTCAGCGCCTGCAGAGGAGAAGGGAGCCATTCACACCACCTGGGCCTTGGCATAGAGGGGAGAGACAGACATCACGCATGTGAAGGGAGTCCCCCTGGAAGCCCACAACTCTATTTCTCCTTCAAGAACTGGGGACACATTTTTGGCACAAGTTAAAGGGCTTTGGGATCTGGCAGGCCCAGGTTCACATCCCTTTTCTGCCACTATCTTGCTGTGTGACCAGGGGCAAAATGAAGCACCTCTCTGTGTAATGGGCATGACCACCAAGCAGCCTCTTGGAGCACTGTTGGAGTCTCCAGGGTAACCTAGGCACAGGTCAGTTTTCCGGGTGTACGTGTGCCTTGGAGGGCTGTGTGCTTAGAGTGGCCCagtgcttggtttaatgctctgctgacACTGGCTgaaattctttgtttgtttgagacaggatctctgtcatccaagctggagcacagtgctacaatcatggctcattgcagccttgatctccttggctctagcaatcctcccacctcagcctcctgaatagctgggaccacaggtgcatgccaccatgcccagctactttttaaaactttttgtagagatgggagtttcactatgttgtcccaGCTGGGCTTGAACTTCCGAGATCaaggtcctcctgccttggcttctgtgtgctgggattaagggcatgagccaccatacctggcctgaaaTTCTTTGTAATATTTGAACCAGGGGCCCCATATTTTCATTTCATACTGGGCTCTGCCAATTACATAGCCAGGGCTGCATAGGAAAGGGCGTAAGCCCAGCTCCTGGCCTGTGGCACAGACCCATTCAGAGGAAACAGCTGCCTCCTGCTGCGGCTGGGATTGGAGGGTGGGGTAAAGGGGACCCAGACccggagccagactgcctgggttcaaatcctggctccaccacatACTCACTGAGTGATGtgaggcaagttacttaactctcCCCTCCCTGTCCTCATCTGTACACTGAGAATGATACCTACAATCATGACAAACCACCCTGGAGGATCTCTGTCACTTGAATGAGTTATGACATAAAACAGCCCATAAAACAGCGCCTGGCTCAGGGCAGGTGCCACGTGTcattgccatcatcatcatcatcattgtacTTATCATTAGTAATattcttagctgtgtgactttgagcaagtcctcgccctctctgagcctcagctgctCCGTGGGGATACTCCCCTCCACCTCGCAGGGCTGCTGTGATGACCACGAACCCCGTTCAGCTAGCCCTAGGCTGACTTTGGGTTCAGATACCCTTGGGTTCAGGAAGCCAGGCATGGGGACCACCTGGACACTGGGAGTCATTTCCATgaaatcccagccctgccatgGCAGCCCTTGCCTCCCGGGGTTCAGTTTCCCCTCCCATCCCCCTGGAGCTCCTGTCGTGATGGTCCCCCGTCAGATCCCTCCTCCTCGCCAGGAGCTTCCCTGGTCCTCCCACTTCCCACTCACCCTTCTCTGGCCCATCACCTCTAAAATACATTTACTCACTAAGGGTCTTCAGGGAGCCCTGGGAGAGCTGCTCATGTCTGGGATCACTGTCCCCAGTTGACAGGGAGAGGGACTGAGGCTCAGACAAGACAAGTGAGGCCTCCTCATCCAGAGGCACAGCCAGGACCCAAACCCAGGTCCCCAGGCTCCTTCACCCCTCTAGAGAGTTACTGTCCCTTCAGCCACATGTCCCTGCCTCCCGCCTTGTCTCCTTGCCCTCTGCATCCCGTCTCTTCacctcccacccctcaccccatCCTCTGCTACCGCACTCCACCCCCCACAGAAATGTGTCCTTAAGACATTgttcctggctgggcgtggtggctcacacctataatcctagcactttgggaggccgaggtgggtggatcacttgaggtcaggagttcgagaccagcctggccaacatggtgaaaccccatcgctactaaaaatacaaaattaaccaggtgttgtggcacacgcctgtagtcccagctcttgaacccgggaggcggaggttgcagtgagccaagattccgccactgcactccagcctgggcaacagagcgagactccatcttagaaaataaataaataaataaataaagacattgtTGCCTCCAGATCTGAGCCTCCTATCCTGGGTCAGAAGGGTTCCCGCCTATGCCCTCTCCCTAGTATGGTCTGGGTGGGAAGAGTGGGAACCTGGAACAGGTCCTGGCAGCAAGGGGCAGACAAGTCAGTGGTTGGAATTTGGGCTGAGAGAGTCCGGATTAGGACCGTAAGCCCCTGCTCCGCACATGCACAGGGGCCCAGTGAGAGAGCCCTGGGGGACTCACCTGCCCTGCaggctctccctctcccctcacacTCTCCCCACTGATAGGATCTCCTTCCCTGTTAACCCAAGGTCAGATGCCGTTGCTAGGACCCATTGTAATAGCAAGCAGCAGCTTATTGGTCAGCCAGCCTTGGTGCAATAATGCGACAGTGATGTCAGGGGTCGGGGCCTGGAGGTAGAGCAGGGACCCCAGACCCCAGCTGCTCATGGGCTCACCACCCACTCACACGGGGCCCTCTAGTTCCGCTGAAGGCTCTGGAGAGATCTTTCTAACACTGAGACCTGTTCAAAATCCTCCATGGTCTCCATCACCCCCAGGACAAACTCAGATTCACAGCTTGGTGTCCGAGGGCTTGGCCCTGCTACCACTCCACCCTTCACCCAGGGGACTCTCAGTTCCCCAGACAAGTGTGAAAGTTGATGATACAAATTGGGTCACTgctggtgggcacagtggctcactcatgcctgtaatctcagcaatttaggaggccaaggtaggaggttctcttgagcccaggagatcaagaccagcctggacaacagagaaagaccctatctctcaaaaaaaaaaaaaaaaaaaaaatgagccaggtgtggtggtgcacatttgtagtcccagctactcaggaggctgaggtgggaggattgcttgagcccaggagttcaaggctgcagtgagtcatgatcgtgctactgcactctagcctgggtgactgagcaagattctgtctctaaacgaaacaaaacaacagaGTCATTGAAGGAAAGCAAGACTCAGACAAACACACAGTTACCAAAGCCTCACAAACACCCTCATTCAGGGACGCAGACGTGCAGACTTTAAGAGACACAATTACACACTGACAACATATACAGAAACCCCGAAACCCACTGACTTCATTCAGGAACCTCATTCATTCTGCGGCAGCAGCTAGGGCCCCAGAGATGCATCAAACCCAGGCACTGCTTCAGGGGCTCCAGACCcaagaaaatggagataattgCAGCCCAGGATGATTGTGGACCAAGAAAGAGAGCCACCGCTGCCTGCACATATGCACCGATGCAGCCTGGCATGTTCCCAAGGATACCCCTGGCAGCTCCTCAGAGCACCAGCCAGGGAGGGGTTGCACCCTGCCTATCTGCATGCTGGAAACACAGCAATGAACAAGACAGCCCCAGGTTCTGCCCCCACAGGACTCAGAGTCCAGTGGTGGAGTCAGATCCATCCCAAGATAATGATGACAGAGGGGGCAGCTCTGGGATGGGGGACCCCAGAGGGCTGTGGGAGCACAAAGGGGGATGCCTGACTCAGCCTGggagtcagggagggcttcctggaggagggggcacCTGACCTGAGATCCAAAGGATAAGTAGGAGTGAGTCAGATGGCACATTAGGGAGTTGCATCCCAGGCTAAGGGACCAGCCTCTGCAAAAACCCTGAGTTGAGAGAgaactttcatttattcaataataaattcaatttcaggcacacctcattttattgcactcaGCTGTATTGTCCTTCACAGAtactatgtgttttttttttgccgGGGGTGGGGGTATGTGGTGGAgaagagggtcttgctctgccacccaggctggagtgcagtggcatgatcttggctcactgcaatctccacctcctgggctcaggcaatctctactacctttgcctcccaagtagctgggacaacaagcaCGCGCCACCATTCCcaactattgttttatttatttatttatttatttatttatttatttatttatttattcactcattcatttatgtattgagacggagttttgctcttgttgcccaggctggagtgtgtagtatgatcttggctcactgcaacctccgcctcccaggttcaagtgcttctcccacctcagcctcccgagtagctgggactacaggcgtgcaccaccatgcccagctaattttggtatttttaatagagacgggggtatcgctatcttggccaggctggtctcgaactcctagcttcaagtgatcttcctgccttggcctcccaaagtgctgggattacaggcatgagccaccccgcctgggcCGATACTATGGTTTTTACAAATTGCAAGTGTGTGGCAACCCTGTGTCCAGCAAGCCTGTTGGtgccattttcccaacagcaCATGCTCATttcgtgtctctgtgtcacattttggaaaTTCTCACAACATGTgaaactttttcatcattattatctCTGCTAGCGTGATCTTTGACGTTACCGTTGTAATCATTTCAGGGCACCATAAACTGTGCCCACAGAAGACAGCAAACAATTGAAAAACACtgtatgtgttctgactgttccacTGACCAGCCAttttcctgtctctctccttctccttgcgCTTCCCTCTTCTGTGAGACACAACTATAATGAAATGGCCAATTAATAACTCTAAAATGGCCTCCAAGTGTccaagtaaaaggaagagtcacatgtctctcactttaaatcaaaagctagaaatgattaaacttagtgaAGAAGGCCTGTCCAAAGCCGAGATAggggccagtcgtggtggctcacgcctgtaatcccagcactttgagaggccgagttgggaggatcccttgaggccaagagtttgagaccagcctgggcaatatagtgagaccccatctctataaaaaatttttaaagttagctAAGTgtggtaacacatgcctgtagttccagctacttgggaggctgatgagggagaattgcttgattccAAGagttgaaggttacagtgagctatgaccacaacaccgtactccagactgggccacagagccagaccctgtctcaaaaaaaaaaaaaaaaaaaaaaaacaacggcagggcatgatggctcatgcctgtaacccagcactttgggaggctgaggcaggtggatcacctgaggtcaggagtttgagaccagcctggccaatgtgacaaaatcccatctctacttaaaatacaaaaattagctgggcatggtggtatgcatctgtaatcccagctactcggcagactgaggcagaagaactgcttgaacctgggaggcggatgttgcagtgagccgagatcgcgccactgtactccatcctgagtgacagagcaagactccatctcaacaaacaaacaacaacaaaaaagacttcGGTGGAGGCATTTACTGCAGATGTgctagaaatagcaagagaactaaaaTTAGTAGAGTCTGAAGATgcgactgaattgctgcaatctcatgatcaaacttgaatagacaaggagttgcttcttatggatgagcaaagaaagtggtttcttgagatagaatctatgcctggtgaagatgctgtgaatattgttaaaatgacaacaagGGATTTAGGATATGACATAAACTTACTTGATAAGGCAGTAGCAGGGATTGAGAGGACTGGcttcaattttgaaagttctaccGTGGGTAgcatgctatcaaacagcatcgcatgctacagagaaatcttttgtgaaggAAGAGGCAAatgatgcagcaaacttcactgttgtcttgttttatttatttatttatttacttacttacttattgagacagagtctcactctgtcacccaggctggagtgcaatggcgtgatctcagaacactgcagcctccgcctcccaggttcaagcaattctcctgcctctgcctcccgagtagctgagattacaggcaagtgccaccacgcctggttaattgttgtatttttagtagagatggggtttcaccaaattggccaggctggtctcaaactcctgacctcaggtgatccccctgcctcgacctcccaaagtgggattacagatgtgagccactgtacccagtcagTTGTCTTATTTGAAAAATTGCAGCcgactcagtggctcacacctgtaatcccaacactttgggaggccgaggcaggaggatttcttgagcccaggagttcgagaccaccctgggcaatatagggggACCCCGTctccatacacacaaaaaaaatttaattagccaggcatggtggcatgtacctgtggttcgctactcaggaggctgaggcaggaggattgcttgagccctggcagtcaaggctgcagtgggctgtgatcacatcactgcactttagcctgggcaacagtgagactctgcctcttaaaaaaaaaaattgttagctgggcgcggtggctcaagcctgtaatcccagcactttgggaggccgagacgggcggatcacgaggtcaggagatcgagaccatcctggctaacacagtgaaaccccgtctctactaaaaaatgcaaaaaaaaaaaaactagccgggcgaggtggtgggcgcctgtagtcccagctactcgggaggctgaggcaggagaatcacttgaacccgggaggcggagcttgcagtgagctgagatccagccattgcactccagtctgggcgacagagtgagactccgtctcaaaaaaaaaaaaaaaaaaaaaaaattgttaaaatgtggaaaaagaaaaaggaaaaagaatctaTCTTAGAATCAATGAAGGTGTTCTGTGAGTGTCTACTCTGTGTCCCTCTGGGGTGAAAGTACAGCAATGATGGGGCCGGCTCTGCCCCACAGAGAGGAGGTTGATGCAAAATATACTTACTACCTCCAAGGACCCCTTGGTTGATGTTGGGGATCCAGTGGTGACTGAGACAGCACCAACCCTGTGGACTCAGTCTAGAAGGGAACACACCTTCATCCTCAGACAGTGATGACCCACGGTGGTCACAATGGGGTTGAAGCTGCCCAGAGAGGTGTGGGAGCCATGGGGGTGCCTGACCCagcctgggggtggggatggagtcAGTGAAGGATTTTTGGAgaaaattaattcattcaacacatgCTTTCCAGACACCTACTGTGAGCCAGGCCCTGGCTGGTCGAGGCTGGAAACACAGCAGTGACAAAGACAGTCCCTGAACCATTTCTCCTGCCGACTCCCAAGCGTCCTTTCCtgcctgccctttctctctgtgtctcttagAAATTCTAAAGCATGTCCCTAGGAATATATACACGTGGTGGCCTCCACCTTCTCTCCACTCTCCACAACCTGGGTAAACCGGAAATCAGTCCTCAGGGATTCATAttcaatatttatgtaaatattggCTGCCTTTTAGGTGCTAGACACAGTTTTAGATACTGATACAGTGATGAATAAGACACAGAAGTCCCCTGCTCTCGTGgagcttatatattttttaaatatatagatagtAAACAAAAGTAATTAAGGTAGTGTCAAAGTAGtgataagaaaaaagaagaaaaagggccagacatggtggcttacgactgtaatcccagcactttgggtggatcacttgaggtcaagagtttgagaccagcctggccaacatgg
This window encodes:
- the IRGC gene encoding interferon-inducible GTPase 5; the protein is MATSKLPVVPGEEETTILMAKERLEALRTAFESGDLPQAASHLQELLASTESTRLEVGVTGESGAGKSSLINALRGLGAEDPGAALTGVVETTMQPSAYPHPQFPDVTLWDLPGAGSPGCPADKYLKQVDFSRYDFFLLVSPRRCGAVETRLAAEILCQGKKFYFVRTKVDEDLAATRSQRPSGFREAAVLQEIRDHCAERLREAGVAEPRIFLVSNLSPARYDFPTLVSTWEHDLPAHRRHAGLLSLPDISLEALQKKKAMLQEQVLKTALVLGVIQALPVPGLAAAYDDALLIHSLRGYHRSFGLDEDSLAKLAEQVGKQAGDLRSVIRSPLANEVSPETVLRLYSQSSDGAMRVARAFERGIPVFGTLVAGGISFGAVYTMLQGCLNEMAEDAQRVRIKALEEDESQPEVGLEAAGDNGVEKGGSGEGGSEEAPLSTRRKLGLLLKYILDSWKKHDSEEK